TTCTATAATGGCCATTAAATATTCACACTTCAGTGTAAATTACTTTAATCATACAATGATTAACCTATGTCAAAGGTCAGTGCACTGGTTGAACttctaccagaaaaaaaaaaaaagaaaaaagaaagggaggaaagcaTCTCTTCACTGAGATAATTTGTTTCATCATTGACATTTCTTCCAATGACTATATTTCCCTAGCCTCTATTCTCATCTCATCCCTCCTTCAGGTCTAGACAGACATAAGAcgataaaatattaatatgtaaaGGTAAAAACCCCAAAATCCCAGATATCATGTGGCCTTATCAACATATGTCATTAAAGATAGCTTCCCAATCTCTGTCATATACAAACTACATTATAGTATGGAGGTGGGTGTGACTCAAATCATCTCCAATCTTTGTGGAAAACAATGTTTTAGGAAAAACAAGCTGACAATATTGTGCAGGAAGATTTGGATGTAGGGAGATTAAAAGTTAAAATGCTATTGCAGGAGTAATCCAGATGTTAACAGATTTCATGATGAGAATAGCCATGCAGGAAACAACTTGTATCTAAGTGTTACTGTGAAGGAAGCTATTAAGAGAATCTGATGACAAAAAGAAGTGTTAAGGAAAGGGAAATGTTAAAAAGTGACCTCGGTGATCTTGTGTCTGGGTTATCTAGAGAATAGTGATGCCATTTGATAAAAAATGAGGAACTGATAGAAAGCTTTTGGATCAACATTCATTCGTAACCACAAAtggtaaacatttattgatatttttttctgccAAACCAACCAAAAGACATACAAAGTTCAAAGTTCAAagcaaattatatttaattaagcaATATAATAGGTGATGGCATTGCCCTATGAACTGCTTTATCTAGTTCCTGCATTCTATCTATATTATCTCCTGAATTATTCTCTGCTAGTTCGCCATTAAATGGGGTAGAATTTTCAACTGTTTTAGTTCATTAATTCAGGGCCTTGTTCAACAGTTTCAGATTTAGAACTACAATCAGCTAGTCTGATAGCCAGCTAGAGAAATCCTTAAGCATTacctttaaaaaaagtatttattaatatgaactagaatatcttcaacaaacatgaacatttccaCATTCAAAGAAGGCCAGGAAAAGAGAATTATGTAATAAAGCTATGAATCtattatatatagtttgttttttaatatgtataaaatgtattgtGATAGTAGCAATATTGCCCAGCTTATCAGATCCTTTTGCTTtcatatagtataaatatatttatttatttatttattttaaatgtttctttaaagttcctttctttttttgtattactATCACTCTCTCCTACTCTTACCACAAATATAAATCTCTTTCAAATTAacagataaatataataaacaagCCTAGATAGTTACATGGCACAATGGAAAAAGTAACAGGGcagcagtcaggaagactcattttcctaacttcaaatatgccctcagacatttaaaagCTTTGTGACCCTGCacatcatttaaccctgtttgccttaatttccttatctgtaaaatgagaaaaacactCCAAtgtctgtgccaagaaaacccgaaacagtcacaaaaagtcaaacatgactgaaaatactgaacaacaacaaaacaatcaaaacaaaCTTGTGTTGTTTCTGAAAATGAATGTATCATTTTGTATATAGTCCTTCCCAATCTGTCCTGAGCTAGAAGACAAACTTCATCATGAGCCTTTTAGAGTTATAATTAGTCATAAAATTGATCCAAATTCTTatgtttcaaaattgttttaatttacactGTTATGGACATTGCATGCATCATTTTCCTAACTTATTGGGGTATTTTGACAATTACTTTTCTTTTGCCCTAAGTGTCACTCCTTAAATTCAAACTACTATCAACTTCAGCCATACAGATAGTTTATGCAAATAACCCCAGGAGATTTATTTTTGCTAGGTAGACTTTCCTGCCAGTAATGAAGTTTTTGTTCTCTGCCATCTAAATATAAATGTCCTTCTTTCTATACAGCCAGTTGGAaccaaaacatattattttaccTTACATAATATCTCCTGAATTTAATCCTTTCtctcaaatcaaatatttactatacTTTGGGTCCCATCAATTTCTTGCCTTATTTCCCTTCCAACCATCTATCCATTCTTCAATCATAATCaaagatattttcttattttcattttgtcttttcataAATCTATTTAGGATTCTTTGATACCCTCCTATTATACTCTGGATCAGGTTTAAGAAACTCATGGTATGTTTCAAGAGCTTTTAGTAAACAtatcttcatgacctcattttccTTGTTTTGGTTACCTTCTAAGTAGAGAAATTTActcaatctcttcatctgaatGTTTCCTACAATAAAGCTGTTTTATATGCCAACAAGTGCCACAATAGTCTTTCTATATGGGTCACCATGCCTTTTGGCTTCATCCAAATGGCTCTGGACAAGGTTCCTTTTCTAGTAAGATTTTCTCCAGATACAAATGAGATTGTGATCCAGCCTGTTTCCAAATTACCTGAACTTATTTGAAACCTTATTGAAACCTATTGGATTCAACTTATATAGATGCTTCATTTAATCTGACTTAATGTTTGGTTGCTTTTGctataatctatattgaattcatatattttaagTAATATGCTCTTAGAGGGcaagtattatatattttttgaatatctctatgtaacattttaataattttctgtaacaattcaataaaaaagtgatgataatttttatcattttaagcaGATGTTATTCAACAGGAATAGTAGTACCTAGGTTTGTTATAAATGAATGATAAATTGTGAGTGATAGAAATTGTCTAGATAgttacatggcacagtggataaattGTGCACGCAAACATGGGTCAGGAATTAGATACCAGAAAAGACCTACAACCAAAGTGGAATTGACCTCCTTTTGTGCTCTGCTTCTTTaactaaaaaaactatataatcaCCGTTTTTCATGATGTGAGCAGGATAACAGAGCACTGTGGTTTAACTCCATTGGGAAGGCTGGAGAAAATGTCTTGAGAAGAGAGCAGAGACTCTTTTGGCAACTCATTTccgagaggagagaaaggggaaaaaatctgggTCAATAGCCAAGAAGACCCCAACAGTTTTCACAGAGAACTACAAAAGCCTTTACTTCCTATGGAGAACTCTCCCTGTTTTGAAACTCCAGCTCAAGCCTGGGAAATCCACTTGGCCACCTTTTCCCTAATCACCAGTTTTACCTGTTTGTTCCTCAAAGTGTAGATGAAAGGATTGAGCATTGGGGTCACTACAGTATTAAGGATGGCCACCACCTTGTTCAGGTTCTCTCCTTCACTGCCTTTACCTGCCCTGACATACATAAAGATGCAACTGCCATAAAAAAGGGATACCACAATGATGTGGGAAGAACAAGTGGAAAAGGCTTTCTGCCTTTCCTTGGCTGACGGGATGCGTAGGATTGTGTAGAGGATTTGTCCATAACAGGAGGCAGTGACAGATAAGGTACCCAGCAGACTTACATTGGCTATGACAAAGCCTATCAGTTCCACCAGGCTTGTATCTGCACAGACCAGTTCTAACAATGGGAAATTGTCACAGAAAAAATGATTGACGATATTGGGGCCACAGAAAGGCTGCTGGAATGTGATACAGCTTGGGACAATGATGAGAAGGAAACCTCCTACCCATGAGGACAGCACCAGCTCCACACAGACCCTTCTGCTCATGATAGTAGCATAACGCAAGGGGTTACAGATTGCCACATACCGATCAAAGGACATCACAGCTAGGAGGAGGAATTCTGTGGTTCCTAGGAAGAAGTAGAGGAAACACTGCAGGAAGCATCCCAGTAAAGAGATGGTCTTGTTCCCTGTTAGGATGTTGTCCAGCATCTTGGGAAAGATGACAGAAGTGAACCAGATCTCCAGAACAGCAAAGTTTCTGAGGAAATAGTACATGGGGGTGTGAAGGCGATGATCCATAAGGGTGACAACAATGATGAGGAGGTTTCCTAGCAATGTGATAAAGTAGGTCAGGAGGAGCCCCACGAAGATCAGCATCTGGAATTCACAGGCATCTGTGAGTCCCTGAAGAATGACCTCAGTTATCGTGGTGCTGTTCCCCATGTTCTCTTTTAGGTAAAGAGAAAGTATTAGCACAAGAAACTATAATATTGTAAGATCACAAATGATTTAGAACTGAAGGGAATAGGAAATAAAGGAAGTTTTTCTAGCTGAAGGAGTCCCTTATTTTCATGTACACCAATATCTTCAACCTCCAGATCCACATTCATCATAACTCCTTAGCCAAcaaataacctatatcaaatttgcCTTGGATTGGGAACTAAGTGGAGTTAGCAATGTAAAGATGAATAACAACTCAGATAGCTGAGTATGTAGGCCAAACTCTTGCCTACTTTAGTTTCCCAATCAAGTCAGGTCCATTCTTTCTGCACTTTCTCAGTTCTTTATAAGAAAACCTGTTcccagaaatatgtttagaaaaattgcacatattttaacctatattggattacttgctatttaggggaaggaagagggagagagaaaaaattggaacacaaatgtgaatattgaaaactatctttgcatgtattttgaaaaagaaaaagaaaactagttctcaattcttccctttattttatcCCAGATTGTggatcatctttttaaatttttctttggcaTTCTAGACATCGTTTCATCATTCCACTAAATAGTTCCCTTCCCACTCTTCCATATCCTTCAGATCACTCAAAGCAGAGGCATTAAAAGTAAATATGCAACCTAattcatttcaccaatttttccttccttgtgtTTCCAGTTACAAATCTTTGCAGTAGGATTCCTCAAGGATCTGTATAATTTCATTGATGTGGTTAGTATCTATATGATTCAGATTGAAACTACCATCATTTAGTAGAAGGGGTTTTTTTTGAGAACTTCTGGAGTTGAAAAATTCCTTGACATaaacataaaaatgatgaactttcttcaatttcattattATGGTCATAAAGACTACTCTCACACCCAAGTTACAGTTTTAATCTTTCCAGCTTCAATAGAATTTCAGAGCCTGTGCTCAACTGatatttcctttcaaaatttaGGGTCACCTGCATTCTATAAGGAGGCATTTGAACACAACTCAGATGACTGAAGCTTAgtcatatctacatatatatctatatcactatttttgtttctatctccATGTATATGGTGtttgaatataattaaattttatgccataataaatgattaaatagaCAGTTTCTGTCCATTTATTTCCATTAATTACAAGCTGCAACAGAGTGGAGtcagcagaactaagagaacaatttCTACCATGATcactttatgaagaaaaaaactttgtATGATTTTTAACTCTgatcattgattaattgatggATAAGAACAATGATAAAACTAAAGTACAGAGAATTCAAGATGAAACATGCAACTTACCTCTTGCCAAAAAGGTTgtgattttaaaatacagaataaaacatatttgtgtatataactAATGGGAGCATTTATTTTGTCTGAaccatatgtatttattaataggattttatttttattattattcactgGTAAAGTAATGGGAAGGAGAGataataaacacataaaatagattatttttataactcctcattttgaaattttcattttttgatactttATCATATTATTAACTAAATAAAGAAAAGGTAATAATTAACATGAAGAAACAAAAACTAGAAACTTATGTtagaattaattaaaacaaaacaaagtattaAATTGGATTAAGGAAAATGATATTATGGAGGGTAAATTTTTGAGGAATATATGTGCTAAGTACAAAATATGTTATAGAGACCTAAAATCATGTACATTGAATATGATATTCACTATCTTGTATTTGGTGAGCATTGTGAATGGGACAACAATAACGGAAGAATGATATTGAAAGTATTGGTCAACTTTGGAAAACTGTTAATTCTTAAGAACATACTCTGAGTTAAATTCTTGTTAGTAGACTTTATAGGGCATTTATGGGAAATATCTAAAATTACAAGCACTGATGAATGAACTCTATCCTAAACAACTCTCCTCAATTACCAAGTAGCTGATGgtaatttctaacttttttttggttgatgagttgtgtctgactcttcatgattccatttgtgcttttcttagcaaagatactggagtactttgctgtttttttctctagctcattttataaatgagaaaactaaagcaaatgggattaagtgaattgcccagggtcacacagctagtaagtgtctgaagccagatttgaattcagatcttcctgactgtaagcccagcactctatctattgtatcACTTAACTGCCTGAAGTTCTCTTTAACTGCTATCTTTTCTTTGTTCAACATATATAATCAGTTGTCAATTAATCTAGAAACTACATGCCATTTCTcatattcattcttttctctctacatGCCATCCCAGTTTAGaccttttccatctctctcctaGAGACTATTATAATGGACTCCTAATTTGCATTCTTcctattatctcttttttccaattcatgaTCCAACAGGTACTAAAGTCTAAGACATGGGTTAGCCAATCTTATCTCTGTTGCTTAAAAAAATTCAGTGATAAGGACACAATAAGATGGCAAGGTAAAAGCAAGAAGTCCATTTAACTCTTCCAAattcccctcccaaaaaaactttaaaataacacttcAAAACAAGTTCTCCAGTAGAAGAGTCAACAAAAGGATGCAATGATCCAAACCAAGACAGATGACAAATCAGCAGCAGGCCTTAAGTTGACCAAGTCAGTAATGACTTCCAAAATTCGTTTCTAGACTTTTAAACAAAGAAGTTTTAACCTTCCAAAGCTCTCCAATAACAGTAGGcaagggaggggcagctaggtggtgcagtggatagagcaccagccctgaagtcaggaggccctgaattcaaatctagtctcagagacttaatacttcctagcaatgtaaccctgggcaagtcacttaacccaaattgcctccaaaaaaagttaaaaaacagtAGTCACGGAGGTTGGACAACTGGTCAGAGGGAGATTACAAAGGAACCTTTGCACTAGGGGCAGGATTTTGTTACATTGCCCATAAGTGATTCTGGGTCACAGTCACAAGGCAAGAAAGAGCACTAGCATACCTGGGAGAATGTTCCAGGGAGAAAAAATATCtcaatagaaaaatggaaaacagattttaatcatttaatcatgAAAGATCATTTAAGAttaattggactacctaaaaaccacgatcagcaaaaaagaaaaaaagcctagacatcatatttcaaaaaattaccaaagaataatctagagggcaaaatagatattgaaagaacctactaatcacctcctgaaagagatcccaaaatgaaaatcccTCCAGGCATTTTATACTCAAATTCCAGAATTCCTGGGTTAAGGAAAAATACTGGAAATAGACAGaaggaaatgattcaaatattgtggagccacagtcaggttcacacaagatttagcagtttccatGTTAAATGATCAGAGAACTTGGAAGATAATATTccaaaggcaaaggaactaatattataatcaagaatcacctGCCCTGAAAAgcagtataatccttcaagggaaaaatggatagtcaataaaatagagtACTATCAAGCATTCTTACAGAAAATTTAAATACACATACAAAATTCACATACAAAAGTCAAGAAAAGTGTAAAATGGGAAAGAGTAAAGAAAACTCATAAGGGATTAAATAGAATTGAACTGTTTACAATCCTACATGGCAAAATCATACTTATaaactcctaagaactttttcattattactgTAGTTAGAAGTATGCATAGACAGAAGGTACAGATATGGGTTGACTATGATGGGacaatagtttaaaaaaactaaattaatggGTGATGAAAAGGAATATattgggagaagaagaaaaggagagtatGGGGTAAAAAATGGGGTAAGTTATCTCATAAGAGAGATAGGCATGAATGAGTTTTTATAATGGAGGGGTATATGATGGCGGATGGCAGACAACACTTAAAcctcactttcatcagaattgtctcaaagaaggaataatatatataCTCAGTTGACTATAGGACTCTATCTTGTCCTAGAGGAAAAtatgagaggaaggggaaagggaaaggaatatagGTAACTGATAGAAGAAGGGGCAAATTAGGGGAGataatggtcagaagcaaaacatctTTGAAGAAcagggtaaaaggaaagaaagcattaa
The DNA window shown above is from Sminthopsis crassicaudata isolate SCR6 chromosome 2, ASM4859323v1, whole genome shotgun sequence and carries:
- the LOC141553672 gene encoding olfactory receptor 6E1-like; its protein translation is MGNSTTITEVILQGLTDACEFQMLIFVGLLLTYFITLLGNLLIIVVTLMDHRLHTPMYYFLRNFAVLEIWFTSVIFPKMLDNILTGNKTISLLGCFLQCFLYFFLGTTEFLLLAVMSFDRYVAICNPLRYATIMSRRVCVELVLSSWVGGFLLIIVPSCITFQQPFCGPNIVNHFFCDNFPLLELVCADTSLVELIGFVIANVSLLGTLSVTASCYGQILYTILRIPSAKERQKAFSTCSSHIIVVSLFYGSCIFMYVRAGKGSEGENLNKVVAILNTVVTPMLNPFIYTLRNKQVKLVIREKVAKWISQA